The following DNA comes from Noviherbaspirillum sp. L7-7A.
CGCCGGCGGCAGCGCAGAATCTGCCCAATCTCGGCGGCAGCGAGCGCCAGGACCTGTCGCCCGTCATGGAGCGCAAGCTGGGCGAGCAGATCATGCGCGACATCCGCCGCGACCGGGACTATCTCAACGATGCGCCGACGCTGGAATACCTGAACGGCTTCGGCAACAGCCTGGTGTCGGCCCGGCCGGAAGTGCGCGGCGAGGCCGGCTACGACTTTTTCTTTTTCCCGGTGCGCGATCCTTCCCTGAATGCCTTCGCGCTGCCCGGCGGCTTCATCGGCGTGCATTCCGGGCTGCTGCTGGCGGCGCAGAGCGAGTCGGAACTGGCCTCGGTGCTGGCGCACGAGATCGGCCACGTGTCGCAGCGGCATATCGCCCGCATGCTGGGCAACCAGAAGCAGGACATGCTGGTGCCGCTGGCGGCCATGGTGCTGGGCGCGCTGGCGGCCAGCAGGAGCCCCGACCTGGCGATGGCGTCGATGATGGGCGGGCAGGGTTTTGCGATCCAGCGCCAGCTCAATTTCAGCCGCGACGCCGAGCGCGAGGCCGACCGCGTCGGCCTGCAGATCCTGGGCGAGGGCGGCTTCGACACCTCGGGCATGGTGGCTTTCTTCGGCCGGCTGCAGAATGCCAGCCGCAACTACGGCGACGGCGCGCCGGCCTACCTGCAGTCGCATCCGCTGACCACCGAGCGCATCGCCGACATCCAGTCCCGCATCCGCGACCAGCGCTACCGGCAGCGGGCCGACAGCATCGAGTTCCAGCTGATCCGGGCCCGGGTGCGGGTGCTGCAGGACCTGTCGTCCCAGGGCCTGCGCGACAGCGCTGTCACGTTCGAGAACCAGTTGCTGCTGAAAAGCCGGGTGCAGACCGCGGCCGCGAAATACGGCCAGGCAATGATTGCGCTGCGCCAGGAAGACCCGAAAAAGGCGCTGGCATTGTTGGAAGAGGCCAGGACCGCGGCGCTGAAGGACAGCGCACCCATCCTGGCGCTGGCGATCGAGGCCAGGATGGCGGCCGGCCAGCCGGCCGAGGCGCTGAAGCAGGCGCAGGCAGCGCGCTCGGCTTTCCCGGTGTCGCGCGGCTTTGCGATGCAGTATGCCGATGCGCTGATTGCCTCCGGCCGCACCGACGAGGCGGTGGCCTTCCTGCGCGACCAGGCCCAGCTCTACCGTTCCGACATCGATGTGCAGGACCATCTGGCGCAAGCCTATTCGGCGCAGGGCAGGCAGGCGCTGCAGCACCTGGCGCTGGCCGAGGCCTATGCATTGAAGGGCGCGCTGCCGGCTGCGCTGGACCAGCTGCAGATTGCGCG
Coding sequences within:
- a CDS encoding M48 family metalloprotease; this encodes MSIRPRITALAAAFLISAQSLLAPAAAQNLPNLGGSERQDLSPVMERKLGEQIMRDIRRDRDYLNDAPTLEYLNGFGNSLVSARPEVRGEAGYDFFFFPVRDPSLNAFALPGGFIGVHSGLLLAAQSESELASVLAHEIGHVSQRHIARMLGNQKQDMLVPLAAMVLGALAASRSPDLAMASMMGGQGFAIQRQLNFSRDAEREADRVGLQILGEGGFDTSGMVAFFGRLQNASRNYGDGAPAYLQSHPLTTERIADIQSRIRDQRYRQRADSIEFQLIRARVRVLQDLSSQGLRDSAVTFENQLLLKSRVQTAAAKYGQAMIALRQEDPKKALALLEEARTAALKDSAPILALAIEARMAAGQPAEALKQAQAARSAFPVSRGFAMQYADALIASGRTDEAVAFLRDQAQLYRSDIDVQDHLAQAYSAQGRQALQHLALAEAYALKGALPAALDQLQIARRASDASFYDQSIIDAREREFQERRREELKESKDARKP